The DNA region AAGGTCTGATTCATCAAACGCCTCGGCGAGCGATGCTTCAACAGACAGAGATAACGGGTGTTCACCTATAACGGCGAGATCAAGGTCCGAGTATTTCTTTGCCTTTCGCTTTGCGCGTGAGCCAAAAGCCAGCACTTTCCTGTCCGGCACATGGCGGCGCAGGATGCCGCGCACAATTGCCAGATGGTCGGGCCGTATGTCCAACAAAGCGTGCGGGGGACTGTTATTCACGGGTTGTTCTTGTTGCCGGAATTGTTGATGTTGATAGCCGCGCGCTGGGCTATTGCCCTGTCAATCAGCAAAGCATTGTTCGGGGTGATGTTTCTGAAGCGGATGCGATGCATAAATTGCACCGCTCCCAAATCATAAAACAGACGTCCAAATACCTCATCGGCAAAACTGCTTGAGATTATGCGAACTCCCTCAAAGTCAAACTCAATCACCTCGTTATCGGTGTTGGCGATGATATTGTCAATGAGATTCTTTGCCTTGCGCCCGCTATGGCGCGAGCCAAACCCGTAGTTGCATTCCTTGACCATGACAAATTTCATGACATCATCATTGCCAGAAAACCGGTTCTTCCAATAGAAGCCCGATGCTTCCTTTTTCTCGCCGCCAAAGACAAGGGCTTTTTCAAGCAAATCCGGATCGCGCAAATCAATACGGCA from Candidatus Dadabacteria bacterium includes:
- a CDS encoding nucleotidyltransferase domain-containing protein, translated to MDIRPDHLAIVRGILRRHVPDRKVLAFGSRAKRKAKKYSDLDLAVIGEHPLSLSVEASLAEAFDESDLVFKVDVVDWAKTGPAFREIITRSAVVVQNGNEGGITA